A stretch of the Streptomyces venezuelae genome encodes the following:
- a CDS encoding RDD family protein produces the protein MTASPGDGEHAAREGYYPDPSIPGFVRYWNGSAWVPGTSRRATPADETGPVFLDETGAMSPMTPVAPVAQAREHRPAWQADPAQQSGFGGPRDHRVSWGAPAPAPAPAPAPAPAPAPAPAPAPAPAPAPAPAPAPAPAPAPTPAAAPVPAPAPVVAPAPARAPAPAPAPAPARPDDSDGRWPAPAGSARPVARTPVPAPAPAATPAPAPAPAPTPAARPDRVPAPAVPAEQLPARAQTPAPTPAPAPTRVQQQPSQPVAPAAAESTARPPVTDRAVFERMADRAERPAGLGRRLAARLLDSLAPAAVGTAVAWPSVPEVTEHLRVKVDEAARAGGGEPVTVWLLDGTTAGHLAVVLGAVLVFGVFYEVLPTARWGRTPGKKLLGIRVAVVATGRPPSFGAALRRWLVYGILGVPGSLWCLFDRPRRRAWHDRAAATVVRR, from the coding sequence TTGACGGCCTCCCCAGGTGACGGCGAGCACGCGGCCCGCGAGGGCTACTACCCCGATCCGTCCATCCCCGGGTTCGTCCGCTACTGGAACGGTTCCGCATGGGTGCCGGGCACCAGCCGCCGCGCCACCCCGGCGGACGAGACGGGGCCCGTCTTCCTCGACGAGACCGGCGCGATGTCCCCGATGACCCCGGTGGCCCCCGTGGCCCAGGCCCGGGAGCACCGGCCGGCCTGGCAGGCCGATCCCGCCCAGCAGTCGGGCTTCGGCGGGCCCCGCGACCACCGCGTCTCCTGGGGCGCCCCGGCTCCGGCCCCGGCTCCGGCCCCCGCCCCGGCTCCGGCCCCGGCTCCGGCCCCCGCCCCGGCTCCGGCCCCGGCTCCGGCCCCCGCCCCGGCGCCGGCCCCCGCCCCGGCGCCGGCCCCGACTCCGGCGGCTGCCCCGGTTCCGGCCCCCGCCCCGGTGGTGGCTCCCGCGCCCGCCCGGGCTCCCGCCCCGGCGCCCGCCCCCGCGCCCGCCCGGCCGGACGACAGCGACGGCCGCTGGCCGGCGCCGGCGGGCAGTGCCCGACCGGTGGCCCGTACGCCCGTACCCGCACCCGCACCCGCAGCAACACCCGCTCCCGCTCCCGCGCCTGCTCCCACCCCCGCCGCGCGGCCGGACCGGGTTCCCGCGCCGGCCGTCCCGGCCGAGCAGCTCCCCGCCCGGGCGCAGACACCGGCTCCGACCCCGGCCCCGGCTCCCACCCGGGTGCAGCAGCAGCCGTCGCAGCCCGTCGCACCGGCCGCCGCCGAGAGCACGGCCCGGCCGCCCGTCACCGACCGGGCCGTGTTCGAGCGGATGGCGGACCGGGCCGAGCGGCCCGCCGGGCTCGGGCGGCGGCTGGCGGCCCGGCTGCTGGACTCGCTGGCGCCCGCCGCGGTCGGCACGGCCGTCGCCTGGCCGTCCGTACCGGAGGTGACCGAACACCTCCGGGTCAAGGTGGACGAGGCCGCGCGGGCCGGCGGCGGCGAGCCGGTCACGGTGTGGCTGCTGGACGGCACCACCGCCGGGCACCTGGCCGTGGTGCTCGGCGCGGTGCTCGTCTTCGGGGTGTTCTACGAGGTGCTGCCCACCGCCCGGTGGGGCCGCACCCCGGGCAAGAAGCTGCTCGGCATCCGGGTGGCGGTGGTGGCCACCGGCCGGCCGCCGTCGTTCGGCGCGGCGTTGCGCCGCTGGCTGGTGTACGGGATCCTCGGCGTCCCCGGCTCCCTGTGGTGCCTGTTCGACCGCCCCCGCCGCCGGGCCTGGCACGACCGGGCCGCCGCCACCGTCGTCCGTCGCTAG